The sequence GGGTGCCGTCCGAGTCGTGCGGGTCGGTGGCTAAGTGACGCCCGGAAGACTCGGAAGCGAGCTATACCCCCGCGCTTCGCTTGGGTGTGCTCGCCCGTCCTCGCTTCGCTCCGGGCGGGGGAGAGGACCGGCCCCGGAGGGCCGGTCAGGGCCCGTCAGGAGCGACGGGCCAGCAGCCGCCCGAGCGCCCCGGCGAGCTGTCGCCGGGCCGCATCCTTGGCCGCCTGGTCGGCCTCGTACGCGGCGATGCGGGCCTGCCGCATTCGCTCTTCCTGCCGGGCCTTGAGGCGGGCGAACAGTGCCTCTTGAACCTCGGCCAGTTGCTCGGCGGTGAGCACACGGACGTGATCGGCCCGGCCGCCGAGACCGGCGACGACGTCGGCCGCCGAGTCGTAGCACTCAGCCTCGACCGTGGCCCGCACGTCTAGCTCAGCGTCAGCGCGGACCACGAAGCCGTGTGCGTCGGCGGTCATCGCGATGCCGCCGACCAGCTTCTGATTCTTTTCCTGCTCGTAGATGAACTCACGGTCGCGCTCCTCGGAGTCGTCGCCGTCCATCCGGACGTGACGCCGCAGGCCGCGCGTCCACTCGATCGCCCGGCGTCCGGCCATGGCTTGCTCGTACTCCGCCCACCAGGCCCGGCACTGGGTGGGGGTGCCGTAGCCCTCGGCCTGCTCCGGGTCGGTCCCCGCCGACTCGATGTCCCACAGCCGGTAGAGCAGTTGGAACGGGGTCACGCTGTGGCCGGTGTACCGCTTGGTGTCGGCGCGGGTCGTCTCCATCGCGGCCCCGGTCGCCGCCTTCAGGTCGGCGGTCACCGAGTCGGCAGGCTTCTTCCCGTCCTGCACCTTGGTCAGGTAGTCGATCAGGGCAGCGTCGTCCGCCGACCTCACGATCTGAACCTTCACGCCGTGGCCCTTGCCGTCGCACTTGCAGTCGCGGATCTCGCACTCGGTCGAGGGCTTGTAGGACGGGTCAGCCTTGCCCAGGGCACCGGACCACAGGTCACGCAGCCAGGTTTCCCACATCGCCAGCGACTTCTGTCCGGGCTTGAAGTGCTTGACCACGGTGCCCTTGGCCGGAGTCCCGACGAGCCGCCCGCCAAGGAAAACCAAGAGGTTCATGTGCGGGTGCCAGCCGTTTTCCTTCGATCGAGTGACCTCGGAGGCCCGCGCCATGCCGACGTACCCGATCCGGTGACGGATGCCACCCTCGGGCCGCTTGCCCCGGCGGGCAGCCCGGCCGTAGAAGGCCGGGGCGGTCAGCATCGCCTGATACGCCCCAGGCGTCCGCCGGGGCTTGCCCGAGCTGTCCAGGACCGGGTTTCCCTTCCCGTCGAGCTTGGGGGCCCCCCAGAGCGCGTCAGAGAGCTTGTCCAGCTCGGTCGTCTTGTTGTGCCGGGCGGTCAGCACCACCACGGCGAGCATGCCGCCAGCAGCCAGCCAGCGGAGCGCGGCCGTCTTCAGCTCCTCGGAGCGGCCCCGGCGGATCGCCGCCGAGCACTCCGGGCAGAACCAGATCTTTCCGCAGCGGACCAGGCCGATCGTGACCGCGTAGCCGCGCGAGGACCGGCCCACGATCACGCCCGTGTCCGGGTCCAGGACCGCCCGCCCGCAGCCCTTACAGGCGTCGATCCCGGACGTGCGGTTGAGGACCTTCCGACCCTGCCAGCGGCGGATAGCCGGGTCAGGGGTCGCCCGCCGTTCCCGCAGGTCAGGCGTGTGGGAAAACTCTGTTACCCCATTACCTAGGCGACCGCTTTTGCCGGGCGCGGTCGCGTCGGCGGCAGCCCGCTTGGAGCCTTCCGGGTTCCGGCGGGCCGCGCTACGGCACGCCTCGTTGCAGAAGCGCTTGGCGCGCTTGCCGGGGGTCTGGGTGAGTGGCTTACCGCAGTAGCAGCGGGACGGCCCGGCGGTGCGCTGTGGCGGGACGGCCGGGGTCTTTCGTACGCTGGTCACAGCAACGTTTCCTGTCTCGGTTTGGCGAGGCTGGAGGCGGACGGCCCGGAGTTGCGAGCTCTGGGCCGTTGCCATGTCTGGGGTCTGATCTTGCCCTACAACAGCCGTGCGGCCCGCCGGGATTGATTGGCGGGCCGCTGGCGTGTCGTCAGGCGGTGAGGGCTTCACGTACCCGCTGGGCGCGAGGCTGGCCGATCCGGTACCGCTCGCGCAGGTCACGGATGGACGGCTTACCGCCCTCGGCGAGTACGTCGGCGTACTCGGTCCGAGCCGCTTCGATCAGCTCCGCATCCGCCGGGGCGGGTACGGACGCCGACACCTTGCGGGTACGGCGCGACCGGTCGGCCGGTACGTCAGGGGTGGTCGGGTACGGGACCTCTCCACCGTCGACCGTGAGCTGTACCGGCTCTGTCACGGGTACGGACTCCAAGGCGGGAGCGGGTACGGGCTCTGGCACGGGTACAGGGTCCGGCTCCGTCACGGGTGCGGGCTCCGGCTCCGGGTCGGCGGGTACGTGGTGGGCCAGCCGGTGTACCCGCCACAGGACGAGCGGGGCGATTGCGGATACGGCCACGAACAGCGGCCACTCCACCGAGAGCAGGCGGGCCGCCACCAGGTGCGAGAGCGAGTTCGTCACGACCATGGCGAGTACGGCAGCCCACACGTCCCGCCCGGCGCGTATCGAGCGGACCGCGTACAGGTCCAGGGCCGCCGGTACGCAGGCCGCCGTGTAGGTACCGAACCCGACCGCTTGGGCCAGGCCGTACTCAGCCGATGCAGTACCGACCAGGGCGGCGGCCAGCGCACCCCACGCGAGCCAGTCACGCTGAACCTTCATCACTTCCCACCCTTCTTGAGCTGCTTGATCACGGGTACCGCGATGGCACCTGCACCCACGGCCGCGATGGCGACCACGGCGACGGACAGGAGCAGGGCGACCAGGACGCCGCCCCCGGCGACGACGGCCAGGGCGATCAGGGCCCAGTCCCCGGAGGACTTCCGGCGCTGGTTCTCAGTGGCCAGGGCGATCAGGGCCCGGATGTTCTCCTGCTGGGCCGCCTGCTCGGCGGCCCGCTCGGTGGCCTGCTGGGCGGCCATGAACTTGAGCAGCTCGAACATCTCGGACTGCTGCTGTGCGGCGGCCACGGCGGCCTCAGCGCCGGTCACAGCATCGGCGGTGGTCCGCCGGGTGATCTCGTGGCTCATGCCGCCACCTCCAGGCCCTTGTCAGCCCGGCGGACCGTCCCGGCCTCGGTCAGGGCCTTGAGTTCGCGGCTGACGGTGCCCTTGTTCAGGCCCGTGGCTTCGGTGACGTCCTTCGGGGTGCGGGCACCGTCGCGGACAGCCGCCAGGACTCGATCCCGGTTGGTGAGCGGCGCGGGCTTGTCCTCGGCAGGCTCGACCATGACCGGCGTGGCCGGGGCCGACGCCTTCCAGTACCGGGCAGGCAAGGCCCGGACTCCGTCGTCATCGAGCGTCCAGGTTCGGATCAGGCGCGGCCCGTAGCCCTTGAGGTAGCCGTGTCCCCGCCACTGCTTGCCGTCCGGGATCTGGTGGGGCGCGTAGTGCGCGCAGTCGTCCAGGGCGACCTGTGCCTGAGTGGTGCCCGCCACCCGCAGCGAGAAGCGGGTGAGGAGGTTCGGGGCGATCAGCTTGTGAACGCCGGGGGTGCCGTCTGTGACCGGGTACTGAGTGGCCCACCACAGGACCACGCCACGGGAGCGGCCCAGCGACGACAGTTCGATGAGCTTCTGTAGCCGGTCCTTGTCCTTGGCGATGGCCGCCAGGACGACCTGTCCCTCATCGATCATGACCGTGAGCTGACGGCCGTCCCAGACCGAGATCCCCCGCCGCTTCATGTCCGCCTTACGACGGCCCATCTCGGCGTGCGCCTCATCGATCGCCGCCGCGATCTCGTCAGTCTCGACAGCGACCCGGCACACGCGCTCCCAGACGTTGGCCTCTTCGCCCTTGCCGTCGATGAACAGCAGGTCGCCCCGAAGGTGTGCCGTCGCGAGCAGGACACGGACGGACCAGCTCTTACCGGTGCCGGATGCCCCGGAGACCAACAGCCGCTCATCGAACGGCACGAACACCAGCTCGCCGGTCTCGGTGTCCAGGCCGATGCACATCAGGCCCGGGTCCGCCGGGATCATGTCCGGGGTCCACAGCGAGGACGTGCCGTCCGTGGCCTGCCGGGTGGCGAGGGTGATCACCGCCCAGCCGCCGCGCGTCCCGGCCGTGATCCGGATGCGGAGCGCGGTCCGGGCACCGAGAAGGCTCCGGATGTTGTCGGTCTTGTCCTTGAGGGCCTTAGTCGTCCAGGCCCCATCAAGGCGGACATTGCACCGGATGCCGCCGGGGGTGACCTGCGGGGGAGTGGTGACCGTCCCGGACAGACCCCGGTCTGCGGCGTGCGCCACCCAGTAAGCCGGGTCCAGCCGTTCGACGAGCTGACGTTCTTCGAGGGACAGGCCGTCGTCGAGCTGGACGCTCAGCTTCCGGCGGCCCAGCCCGAGGCCCACAGCGTTGAGGCCGACCAGACCGGCGGAGGCCAGCAGGGGCCAGGTGGTCAAGTCGTGCGACGACGACAGCAGCCAGGAGGCCGCCGAGGAGGTCACCACGTGGAGCGTGTGAGTCCGGACCGCCAACGTTCCCAGCGTGACCGGGTAATCCCGGCGGGCGCCCTTGAGCGCCGTCTTTGTCTCGCTCTTGTGCTGACGGGCCGCACGGTCCGCTGTGGCCGCCGCCCGGCGGGCCGTCCCGAACGGGTTCTTGCTCTCCTTGCGGGCCGCCGCCCGCTGGCTCTGTGCCCTGGCCGCAGTCGAGCGGGCCGAGTTGTGGGCCCGCTGTGCGTCCATCAGCGCCTTGAGGTGTTCCGGCGTGCGGAGCTTGGCCCGGCGGTCCGCCTCAGCGTCCCAGCGGGCCGCGAACGGGGCGAAGGCCGGGGTAAGCGCGTCGAGCGTGTTGGTCACGGATTTGGCGACGGCCGCAGCCGCCGACGATCCTTGGGTCTTGTCCACGAGGTTGCCTCCAAGCGGTTCGTGGATAGGGCCGGATTCCGTTGCAGCGGGTCCGGCCCGCTTTGTTTGGTTGTGGTTGCGCCGTTGTTGCAGCAACGGCGCGTGTTGAGCCCCGCAACCGCCTCTGACCTGCGATGTTGCACAGTTGAGGCGAAGGGGCGGGAGGGCCCCTACGTGTGAGCGGCGAGCGCTTCCCGCAGTAGGCGGCGGATCATCTCCGAGCGGTTCACCCCCTCTTCCTTGGCTAGCTCGGCAATCCGAGCGGCGATGTCTGCGGGTAGTCGGATCTCGACCTTGGGGCCGATCTCTGGCCGACCCCCGAGGTTCGGTTTCGGCATGCGTTAACTATGGGGGAGGTTTCGACATGCGTCAAGTCCATTCCCCGGCTGCGGCCGATCGGCAAGCCAGGGTCAGAACCAGATGCCTCCGGCGGGCCACCGCTCCCAGAGGGGAGGGGGCACCGTCGGTGTCTGCGGCTGAGTGGGTGGTTGGGCTCGTAGGGGTTCTGTGGGGGGTTCCCTCCGGCCAGACAGCGCCAGAGGCAAGCACACCAGCCGCCGAGGCATCCAGGCCAAGCCGCGCAAGCGCGGTCGCCGCAAGCGGCGAGCCTGGACGCCCCGACGACCGGCGTACTAGGGCTTCGCCCGCCGCCCGACCGGAGGGAACCCCCCACAGAACCGGGGGGTGGTTGCTGGCGCAGGCCAAGTGCGGGCCAGATTGGGGACCACGGCCAGGAGCATCCCGAACCGGCTGATTCAGATTGACACAAGTGGTCTAGCCTGCTCTCGGGCGTTCAGAGTGGACGCCGGAGA is a genomic window of Streptomyces kaniharaensis containing:
- a CDS encoding replication protein gives rise to the protein MIVGRSSRGYAVTIGLVRCGKIWFCPECSAAIRRGRSEELKTAALRWLAAGGMLAVVVLTARHNKTTELDKLSDALWGAPKLDGKGNPVLDSSGKPRRTPGAYQAMLTAPAFYGRAARRGKRPEGGIRHRIGYVGMARASEVTRSKENGWHPHMNLLVFLGGRLVGTPAKGTVVKHFKPGQKSLAMWETWLRDLWSGALGKADPSYKPSTECEIRDCKCDGKGHGVKVQIVRSADDAALIDYLTKVQDGKKPADSVTADLKAATGAAMETTRADTKRYTGHSVTPFQLLYRLWDIESAGTDPEQAEGYGTPTQCRAWWAEYEQAMAGRRAIEWTRGLRRHVRMDGDDSEERDREFIYEQEKNQKLVGGIAMTADAHGFVVRADAELDVRATVEAECYDSAADVVAGLGGRADHVRVLTAEQLAEVQEALFARLKARQEERMRQARIAAYEADQAAKDAARRQLAGALGRLLARRS
- a CDS encoding ArsR family transcriptional regulator, with the protein product MLQQRRNHNQTKRAGPAATESGPIHEPLGGNLVDKTQGSSAAAAVAKSVTNTLDALTPAFAPFAARWDAEADRRAKLRTPEHLKALMDAQRAHNSARSTAARAQSQRAAARKESKNPFGTARRAAATADRAARQHKSETKTALKGARRDYPVTLGTLAVRTHTLHVVTSSAASWLLSSSHDLTTWPLLASAGLVGLNAVGLGLGRRKLSVQLDDGLSLEERQLVERLDPAYWVAHAADRGLSGTVTTPPQVTPGGIRCNVRLDGAWTTKALKDKTDNIRSLLGARTALRIRITAGTRGGWAVITLATRQATDGTSSLWTPDMIPADPGLMCIGLDTETGELVFVPFDERLLVSGASGTGKSWSVRVLLATAHLRGDLLFIDGKGEEANVWERVCRVAVETDEIAAAIDEAHAEMGRRKADMKRRGISVWDGRQLTVMIDEGQVVLAAIAKDKDRLQKLIELSSLGRSRGVVLWWATQYPVTDGTPGVHKLIAPNLLTRFSLRVAGTTQAQVALDDCAHYAPHQIPDGKQWRGHGYLKGYGPRLIRTWTLDDDGVRALPARYWKASAPATPVMVEPAEDKPAPLTNRDRVLAAVRDGARTPKDVTEATGLNKGTVSRELKALTEAGTVRRADKGLEVAA
- a CDS encoding ribbon-helix-helix domain-containing protein, which gives rise to MPKPNLGGRPEIGPKVEIRLPADIAARIAELAKEEGVNRSEMIRRLLREALAAHT